CAGAGGAACATCTGTTCATGAATCGATCCAAAGAGTAATTACTGTGGCACAAAATTAACTCGGGGAGGCATTCATATGATTGATTCTCAAACACTTGAAAAGAAAATCGCCGAGTTGTTGGATGATTTTTATAAACGACGGATTAGTAGGATCCAAACCCTAAGATTGAAAGATACTCTGAAAAGAAAGAATCCCTATTTATTCCGAGCCATCGGAACACAGAAAGCCTCTGATATCGTTGAGCAGATCCTCAGGGCATACATCTCCAGCAGTGACGAAGGGATTTTTGGAGATGCCTTCTTTGAACCTCTTGCCAAATTTGTCTCTGGTGGGCATGTTGCTCCATCGGAAGGCGTTGATATTGCGATTGAAACAGAAACCACTTATAAGGCTATTGCAGTCAAAAGCGGTACAAGTGTATTTAACGCTCAAAGCAAAAAGAGACAAGCAGAGGACTTTCGTTCCCTTGCTAATCGATTGAGAAAGATTCAAAAGCACTTTGACCCGATCGTTGGTTATGCTTATGGGAAGAAAAATCAGAGAAAGGCCGATGCTGAATTCAGAG
This DNA window, taken from Planifilum fulgidum, encodes the following:
- a CDS encoding PmeII family type II restriction endonuclease gives rise to the protein MIDSQTLEKKIAELLDDFYKRRISRIQTLRLKDTLKRKNPYLFRAIGTQKASDIVEQILRAYISSSDEGIFGDAFFEPLAKFVSGGHVAPSEGVDIAIETETTYKAIAVKSGTSVFNAQSKKRQAEDFRSLANRLRKIQKHFDPIVGYAYGKKNQRKADAEFRELAGQAFWEELTGDPDFYLKIIRLMKDYPQKHLPEYQQAWDAAVNRFSREFIQEFCFEDGTIDWEKLTRFNSGYK